From the genome of Acidaminococcus sp.:
CGGGAACGGCTATTGTCACATCTTCTGCCGGATGCGCGGCGACGAACGTTCCCTTGCCGGTCACGCCGTAGATGAGGCCCTTCTTGCGGCAAAGATCGTAAACCCGTGTTATTGTCGTATAGTTGAGATCCAGATAGTCGGCGATTTCGCGCTGGGGCGGCAGTTTTGTTCCGGCTTTGAGCTCGCCGCTGTGGATTTTCTCCTCGAGGTCAAGGGAAAGCGATTTATAATAAGGAACCGTGAGTTTTGTCTTGTCCGGTTTCCAACTGAGAGGGTAGTGGTCAAAAGAATTGACAGGCATGGAAAAGTCCTTTCTATACTCATGAGTGACCCGATATACACTCGTCATGAAATTGTTGTACATACAATTTTAATATTGTATGTATTATGGCATACGGGTACAATAGAGTCAAGTGAAGGACAGGAGGTTTTACCCATGAAAAAAATCATCAAACAATATAACGTCGATGCTTTTTCGGATACCGTGTTTGCCGGCAATCAGGCTGCCGTCTGCATTCTTGATGAATGGCTCCCGGAAGATATCATGAAGAAAATGACTGCTGAAAATAATTTCTCCGAAACTGCTTTCGCCGTATGTGAGGGCGGAGACCGCTACCATCTGCGCTGGTTTACGCCGGCTGCGGAGATTGAGCTTTGCGGCCATGCCACACTGGCCACGGCTTTCGTGATTATGACAATCCTGAAACCGGAATGCAGTAAAGTCGAATTTGACACTTTGAGCGGTCTTTTGACGGTAACCAAAGACGGAGACCTCTTTACGCTGGACTTCCCGTCCAATACGCTGAAGCCCGTGGAAATCACGGAAGATTTCGTAAAGGCTATCGGCGTAAAGCCGAAGGAAGTGTACCTTGGTGATGATATGCTCTGCGTTCTCGATAATGAAGACGAGGTGCGCAGCGTAGTACCG
Proteins encoded in this window:
- a CDS encoding PhzF family phenazine biosynthesis protein, which produces MKKIIKQYNVDAFSDTVFAGNQAAVCILDEWLPEDIMKKMTAENNFSETAFAVCEGGDRYHLRWFTPAAEIELCGHATLATAFVIMTILKPECSKVEFDTLSGLLTVTKDGDLFTLDFPSNTLKPVEITEDFVKAIGVKPKEVYLGDDMLCVLDNEDEVRSVVPNQEVIAKLDGVCFHITAPGKDYDCVTRTFAPKCGVYEDPVCGRAHCHVIPYWAKKMGKNDIKAFQASKRGGELYCRYAGDRTYISGKATLFAEVTVHLETVL